A genomic region of Bombus terrestris chromosome 12, iyBomTerr1.2, whole genome shotgun sequence contains the following coding sequences:
- the LOC100644456 gene encoding elongation of very long chain fatty acids protein 1-like, whose protein sequence is MVRGAQMTETEKISRMGFVELYDFYWNQNADPRTNSLPFIGSPIIIPSIILLYLYFVLKYGPEFMKDRKPYDLKTFIKYYNVFQIIANTYVVQQFITVGWFTEITMYCEIPDFSYKPGPLKLTYIMWLVTMLKLIHFVETFVFVLRKKKEQVSFLHLYHHVTTILLCWLTTKYVPVAMSSFTPLVNCSVHVIMYTYYFLSTFGPKFRRVLATYKPILTIVQMAQLIILLIQNVQSLLPSCPVTKLPGTISATNLIINFILFYNFYQRKYTKSASKER, encoded by the exons ATGGTACGTGGAGCACAAATGACAGAAACGGAGAAAATATCAAGAATGGGATTCGTAGAGCTTTACGATTTTTATTGGAATCAGAATGCTG ATCCAAGGACAAATAGTTTACCATTTATCGGATCGCCTATTATTATACCTTCCATCATATTGTTGTACTTATACTTTGTTCTCAAATATGGTCCCGAATTCATGAAAGATAGAAAACCCTACGACTTGAAAACcttcataaaatattacaatgtctttcaAATTATCGCTAACACGTATGTGGTGCAGCAATTCATCACTGTAGGCTGGTTCACTGAAATAACCATGTACTGTGAAATACCAGATTTTTCGTATAAACCTGGGCCTCTCAAG TTAACTTATATAATGTGGTTGGTAACAATGTTGAAATTGATCCATTTCGTGGAAACGTTCGTCTTCGTTCttagaaagaagaaggaacaaGTTTCATTTTTGCATCTATACCATCATGTAACTACGATCTTATTATGTTGGCTTACGACAAAATATGTTCCGGTGGCGATGTCTTCGTTCACTCCGCTCGTAAACTGCAGCGTACACGTGATCATGTATACCTATTACTTCCTTAGCACGTTTGGTCCAAAGTTTCGGAGAGTATTAGCTACGTATAAACCAATATTGACCATCGTGCAAATG GCACAACTTATAATTTTACTAATTCAAAATGTGCAATCACTTCTTCCGTCTTGTCCTGTAACAAAACTACCAGGCACTATCTCGGCGACCAATTTAAtcataaatttcattcttttctacAACTTCTATCAAAGAAAATACACGAAATCTGCTTCAAAGGAACGTTGA